A genomic window from Populus nigra chromosome 7, ddPopNigr1.1, whole genome shotgun sequence includes:
- the LOC133699280 gene encoding arogenate dehydratase 3-like — translation MQSLSPPSPIKSLIRPRPRVIRGSPNKLVLQCIYRSDSVSFPNGVGSNRADWQSSCSILASKVVAQQQPTDKSSRSGDVDGGADHVAAVNGHKTSMDLNLVPIEKTASSNNNSSIKPHQPQKPLTITDLCPAPMHGSHLRVAYQGVPGAYSEAAAGKAYPNCEAIPCDQFEVAFQAVELWIADRAVLPVENSLGGSIHRNYDLLLRHRLHIVGEVQLPVHHCLLALPGVRKEYINRVISHPQALAQCELTLTKLGLQAAREAVDDTAGAAEYIAANNLRDTAAIASARAAELYGMQVLADGIQDDSSNVTRFVMLAREPIIPRTDRPFKTSIVFAHDKGTSVLFKVLSAFAFRNISLTKIESRPHRNRPIRLVDDGNVGTAKHFEYMFYIDFEASMAEVRAQNALAEVQEFTSFLRVLGSYPMDMTPWCPSRGEDDDDDEKNPF, via the coding sequence ATGCAGTCGCTATCTCCTCCATCTCCAATCAAGTCCCTGATCCGGCCACGGCCTCGGGTCATCCGAGGGAGTCCCAACAAACTCGTCCTCCAATGCATCTACCGTTCCGACTCGGTATCTTTCCCGAACGGCGTCGGTTCGAACAGGGCAGATTGGCAAAGTTCCTGTTCTATACTAGCAAGCAAAGTGGTAGCTCAACAACAGCCAACCGATAAATCTAGTAGAAGTGGCGATGTTGACGGTGGAGCAGATCACGTGGCTGCAGTTAACGGCCACAAGACATCTATGGACTTAAACCTTGTCCCGATAGAAAAAACCGCGAGCTCGAACAACAACAGCAGCATCAAGCCTCATCAGCCTCAAAAACCGTTAACGATAACTGACTTATGTCCCGCCCCTATGCATGGGTCCCATCTCCGAGTCGCGTACCAAGGAGTTCCAGGCGCGTACTCTGAAGCTGCTGCAGGAAAAGCTTACCCCAACTGTGAAGCGATTCCTTGTGACCAGTTTGAGGTTGCTTTTCAAGCTGTCGAGCTTTGGATAGCCGATCGTGCTGTTTTACCTGTCGAAAACTCACTCGGTGGATCTATTCACCGGAATTATGACCTCCTCCTCCGTCACCGACTCCATATAGTAGGTGAGGTTCAGTTACCGGTCCACCACTGCCTCCTTGCCCTCCCTGGAGTCCGAAAGGAGTATATTAACCGCGTCATTTCGCACCCACAAGCTCTTGCTCAATGCGAATTAACGCTGACCAAACTCGGTCTCCAGGCTGCGCGTGAGGCCGTGGATGATACAGCAGGTGCTGCTGAGTATATTGCTGCCAACAACCTCCGTGACACGGCGGCGATTGCTAGTGCACGCGCTGCGGAGCTTTATGGGATGCAGGTGCTTGCTGATGGGATCCAAGACGATTCAAGTAATGTCACACGCTTTGTTATGTTGGCGCGTGAGCCGATTATACCGAGAACGGACAGGCCGTTTAAGACAAGCATCGTGTTCGCTCATGATAAAGGGACGAGTGTGCTGTTCAAGGTGCTTTCAGCTTTTGCGTTTAGAAACATCAGTTTGACGAAGATTGAATCAAGGCCGCATAGGAACCGTCCGATTAGGTTAGTTGATGATGGGAATGTGGGGACAGCAAAGCATTTTGAGTACatgttttatattgattttgaagCATCCATGGCTGAGGTTAGAGCACAGAATGCATTGGCTGAGGTTCAAGAATTCACATCATTCTTGAGGGTGTTAGGGAGCTATCCCATGGACATGACACCTTGGTGTCCATCAAGAGgagaggatgatgatgatgatgagaaaaACCCATTTTAA